The genomic DNA ATTCAAATGATTTGTGGATATAactatctatataaaaaaatctaattcaaGGAAGTTTTTCTGAATTTAGATTGCTACAGGTTAACAAATTACCAATTCTGTTATTTGCAGATTAAAATTCATCTTTCGTTAACTTCCGGctgttttaatttgcaaatgATCGAGTTTGTGTATGTGATTCAACTCCGCAAAATAATAGCGAGGTATGCTAAGAATTATGCATTTCCTCTTATGAAACGTAGTATAGCGTATAATTGCCTGTCGATACATAGTATTCTAATACATATCTTTAGGCGCACATTGGTTGTGAAAATAATTTACTTGTGTCTTAATTAGCAAATACATTGTCGTTTGTTCTATTAAGGAATTtattaagatatctttatatgatttatatataatatactttatatcTAATGTTGTTGATATCGTCTCGCAAAACTAGTCATCAAGGTACGTGTATCTTCAACATATACGCAAACTATACCACCTAGCTAGGATCAGCAGGGAGTGAGACTATTTTCTGTTGTAAAGGCTATTATGACTCCAAAAGGAAGAATCTCAAGAGCACcgtttgtttttaaagttattgGATTGTCTGCTTTTTGTAGTGATTTTATGTCATGAATAATCTTTTTGGTATTTAtacattaattatataaaatgctGACTATTGCATTATTTACGGAAACATGCAAAAGGATTTGGTTTTTACCTTTGTAAAATTAGGagacaaaatcaacaaataaacatatcaaAAGCAAAGTTGTAGCGCTTTGAGTGGTGTCCTTAATCTCAACGTGACAATGTGGTCTTACACAATGATACAACATTTTTTCTCTTGACTGCATGTTCAAGAGGGTTATTGACATATGTAAGATAATAATGAATCTAATTAATTGGTTGGTGATGTCTTTACGTCACATCAACACAAAAATGCTATATCACAGCGAGGtttgaatatgaaataaattcgCCATGTCAAAATACAATTGAAATACCAGCAACATACcttttttataacataacatTTCTTCCCTAAAAGTTCCTGTACATGACTTGTCCTGAGTTTTATTTGGAAGATGAAAACTTCTCTTGTTAATCACAGCACAGTTTTGGCCTGATCCTCCGTTCGGCTGAGTTTTTGTCATATCCGCATCAACCCAAAACGTTGACCAAAAATCGTTGTTTGCTATGCTTGATCCATCTAAATGGGTCCATGTGTCTTCCTCAGCCACGTCCATCACGCCAATAAATGTCTCCCCTCTATAAGGATAATAGTATGTACACGAATGATGAAAGTCAAGTTAAATCATATTGCACAATTGAATGGGTATTCTGGTGTGTTGGAGAATGCCTCTATGGTCATATGATTGTCATAACAATTTAAGATGTTATGCTTTCTCTTATTCCAATCAGGTCAgatcaaaatcataaaattaaaacaaaataccaatagaaacaaaacaaatgtgaCACAATTACCGCTATCTTTGTTGTTGCACAAGATGGCACGTACGTGAAGTAAACAAGTTTTCTATGCGTATCATGCTATTAAATGCTatacatatataacattaatatggaatgattgccaacgaTAATTCTAATCAAATAATGTAGATTAAAGCAGTTATAGACTACGGTACAGTATGTGTGCTTATTGCATAATTAGCTTTACAAGGACCAGACACAACAACATGTTAACCAACTGAAAGGTTAGtccaacaaaaacaataaagtaaaaCGAATTTGAAATAGACCGCACCCAAAGATAATCCCTAGATTACAGAACGATGGATCAACTGGTCcaatttaagaaaacaatgtGTGTATACGTCAGTACAagagcaacccaacaacacgGAACATGAATAGCACGTTTTTAATCCCctgtttatttgattattttccgtttttattcataagaaacaacagtaaaatcaaataaaacatacgcGCCACTAGGTCTTAAATCTTCCATAAAATTGTACTGTTCTACGTCTATATATGGCGCCAATCCATGACCGTCTTCAGCGCAAAGCTTGTTAgcttcaaatgcatttataaCATTTGTTGACCTTTTGTACCAGTAACAGTGGTGTCTGTAAATCCCATCTAACGATGAATACCATTGTAAACAATTAGCAGCAAAGCACGTATACCCTAAAAgtaagaaagaagaaaaaactatTGTATTAAAACTTTCTGGTTTTATTATCAGGAATGTTGTTTCGTCCTGTGTTTGATTCGATATTTTTTTGGgatgaagttttaaaaacattttacgcgctttaatttgtttagaatcaacaaatatttcattttgtcaaCAAATATCAACACTGTTTGAAcaactaattttgtttttaatgatgTTCGCTCCTTCTGTTTTGAATACTCTAGGTTTATCCATAGTGTTCTAATTATTATTTTGTCCGCTAACCCATACGTTTCCTTTCATAATAGTATAACATATACTactttaaaaagccattttttaaaatcttacaaaatccatattattttttaatagtttttatctattttaatatatttcaagaTGTTGGTTTGAATCAAAATCTATTATTCCATTTCTCAAATATTCGATTTTCACCAACATTTTCAATCTAATCGCATATGGTACAGCACGCCTAACAGAAAAGCTATTGTCGGTTATGATTTAGTGTAAATATATTCTAGTAATACGATTTCAAGTTAGATGATATGCacaatttaataattattaggatacagtaaaaaaaactgttaaaactAATACAAATCCAATCCTAGACTTGTTTATCTAATGTGTCATCATACGGAGAAAATCAattgtatggtcatttttataaatttcctgtttatatataaaggcaacagtagtataccgctgttcaaaactcataaatccatggacaaaaaacaaaatcggggtaacaaactaaaaccaagggaaacgcattaaaaataagaggagaacaacgacacaacaccgaaacgcaacaaacagagaaacggaccaagcaacagacaaaacaccacgagaataacaaatataacatatataaaatataaatggtttACAAAATACATGGGAGCGATTTCAAGTCCATCCCCGGGAGCAGGattatatgtataatataaaagtgtgaatttttcgaaatgctcaggattttcttatcccaggcatagattacctttgcCGTGTTTGGCACAACTGTTTAGAATTTTGAGTCCTCGAGTCTTCAAATTTGTACGAGTCGTTTGTCTATTTTGATCtcagagtcactgatgagtctgatgtagacgaaacgcgcgtccgccgtattaaattataagcctggcaactttgataactatttacgaCACGGTTTTGGATGGACTTATTACTGTTCTAGGATATGATCGAAGCTCTCCTATGGATATTTTACTGAGGATTTCCTATTCGCTAGCCTTATAAAGTAAGTGTTGGGGGGAAGTAAATagcaaaataataaacattaaacTGTATCTTTAAGATAACAATGCATAACAATTGACCTGAACATGATACCTATATTTCAAATcatcataaaaaagaaaaattatgaataatattgaaaatggaaaggagaatgtgtcaaataaATAGAAACTAAAGAGGAGAACATAGCCAAAGGCCCGTAAGGGTCATCAAAATCATGCATCCGGAGGTGGACTTGAAAGGGCTCCTAGGTATTCTGTTAATCATGTATTACATTATTTAATAAGTgtacttttaaacttttacaaaacaacacaaaacaaacaaaaaaatatagttaacgaatatttctattcaaattaaacaatttaaatgtaaatatttacatcGATAACCTTTTTGGACAGAGTTGAAATTAAAGTATCACAGTTTATTCATTCATATCAGAATGTAAAGATTAATATCATGGATATTACATAGAATAAAACTGAGTGTTGCTTAACTATTCCAATACACGTTTGCCTACGAATGATTacgaacaaaaaaaaaggaatcatAACTTGAGAAATACAAAGAGATAAGCTCTCATGAAAGCACTCGTCATTAGTGTATAATAACATGTCTGATGTTGCAACAAGTAGTGAGAAAGAgggttaaataattaaataaaaccgCATAAAATACATCCCAAAAATGAGTTAATCTAGGACAATTCCTAGAAGGTAAAGAGATTGAACAATGTAGAACAATATGGGAAACAAgcaaaacatatacaatcatagTGCTAACACAAGTAAAAGAAGAAAACTCGAATTCATCAGAAATACAAAAGTGATTTGCATTATTCTGAACGGAATATAAACATGCCCTATAGACAGCTGTATAATTCGAACGTAACGTTATCAAATACTAATGGGGCCTTGGCGATATAGTAAATGGATTAAGACCCTGGCTGATAACATCAATAACTTTCACTCGAAACGTACAGCTGCAGATATTAAACACAACGTAAGACATAGGTTCAACAAGATATGTTACTGAAAACCAATACggcattttaaaaataagaatcaGATGTTTGTACAAACGATGACATTCACAATagacacaaatataaatatcatagTGTAAACTGCTGTTCACTATACACGATGTGtagataaaagaaatagaaatgaTGATCCTCAATTTGACCCTGTAGAATGTGACAATGAAACTCAATATTGATTAGGAAATGTCCGTTGACAGAGCAGATGGGCGTGTTCAGAGGAATTATCTCATCGAAATGTGTTTGCaaacatatacatacatgtatgttgtttattttgcaaaattaaacaaaGCTAATAAAATGATACTACTTTAATTTACTTTGAGTCGTATAAAATGAAGCAAATTTATAGTTCCacttatatactagtatatggaAGTGAACACATATATTTTCTAACCGATAACATGTATGCCGAAAGTATAATTCACATGTAAACATAACACAGGGacaaatgtatttgataaataaaggcaacagtagtataccgctgttcaaaactcgtaaatccatggacaaaaaacaaaatcggggtaacaaaccaaaaccgagggaaacgcattaaatacaagaggagaacaacgacacaacaccgaaacgcaacacacacagaaacggaccaagcatcagacaaaacaccacgagaataaaaaatataacatgaaaaccaaatacatgaatttgggatagacaagtaccgtggcACGTGATAAGAGACACGAATACATCGATGCAATACAAATGTTAATATGTTTCACGGAAGTATGTGCATAGCCTGCAAACGTAACTGTCAGTCTAAGCGTGCTATgttctatggtcgagttgttgtgacgcattccccatttccattcctaATTTGATGATGTAGTActtaaatgaattataaataatcaaaaacaaagGATATTTAATCCTTCTTTTAAAGATGGTTTAATTCTATGATTAAAAAAGCTTAATTCTACGTCTCAAACCATTCAATGAAATTGGTTTAATACATAAAttgatgtataaaaatataatccaaTATACAGTGACTAAACCGATGTCAGAGATCCACAGAACATTCAGTCTTCTTATGAAAAAGTCGGGAAAATCAATACCAAAACAATGCCGGTGACGATACtgataaaaatgtatttctaaACAGCAATCgttcattttaaataattatgtgTAAAACTGTCTAACTAGAAATATACATGCAATAAAACGATGTTTTACGTTTATTATTTAGAGATAATTGCAttataaaattgtcaaattgaaatttaacaCATGTTAATATTTGAtggatattgttaaaaaaaagatattgtaaCAATCATGTGCTTTCAAACTTTGTTTCTTTTGTCACATGGACATTCAATATAGAAGTATTTTCTTTTCGTAAATCTAACAATTTGAACGTCTGGTTGTGCaggttaaaaaaagataaataattttataaagtcggtatctttttcctttttttaaaaccaGTTTGGAAAAAGGTCGTCTTAAtgtttgtatatgtatttataagcGGTCTTCTCTGTCTAATCACATTTAATGTTTACGTCGAAATAAGGTCCATTTAAATCTACTTTGTAATTTTGTGTGTCGCCAGGTACGAGATTTATAGATCATCggtgatcatctcaacgagattgattttctcgcttgagccgggacggcgaaagcgagaaaggcaatcgagttgagatgaacagtgataatctttttatcgctattttacctatgacgacgttttCAATTTCGTGttaatttcatgtcaatttcgatAGCAACCCCACGTGCATGCTTAGTTACTGgagataattttccatctcagtcgagtagcatgatatgaaaattatcacaaaaaaagatcaaagaaaaaatgcacaaaatagcgataaatatatatatatatatataaagcctTCAATTTTGTCCAAATAAGCTAAGAATCAATGATGATAAATTAACgccttgcaagtgaataattcgacctcattgaatccgtattcgTGTGACCTTCAATTAAGCCCTTTATCCAGAAATGAATAACGCATACATTATGCATgatcaattatttaaaataaacgaATGTTAACATTGAAAGTAAAGCAAAGGTCAACCATTTAATTGACTGATTCGGTCAacgaaaaacacatttttatacagattaaAACGATGacagaaatatatatttctaatctataatatgaaattgaacagacctataaaaaggCCCTgacacaaaaaatacaaaacaattcaattgaaaaaaataacggcCTAACTTATAACAAATCAgtttacataaaacaattaCGACAGACATGGGCAAACGACAATCAATAAACTGCATGATCTTGCCTTGGCGCAGGCAAATAAAGAATGTGCTGGGATAAACTTGTTGTGAATGCTCAACAAACCCTACCCCATCAGTCCATTAACCTGGGATAGTGCTGTAAAAGTACAAAAGTGTCAACATGGAAAAAAACTATAAACATCACTTAAAAATCACCTCAGATTGGTacgtattttctgttttcatttaaaGCTATACACCCAAGTTGACGGAACGTTAGCCTCTATTCCGAATAAACTTAAAAGTACTCCACTTTTGTTATGAATACACTAACATAGACTATTGCATGTGTTCAGAACCacctttaatttatataaatataagaaacagTTATTCGCATATTTTTAAAGTGATTTTATCGGTTTTTAGTAATTTGATACTAGTAAAATTGTTcttaacattgttttttatCACGTTTTGAAATACTGTTAAAGATGAATGCGTAAAAAGTCCAACATTGAAGATAATAAATcatattgataattatttatatgaattttactGTACCAATGTCTACAATACATCTACGTGTTACACAGTTCTCAAAACTaataattaaagtaaataacTAACTTAATTCAGCATTGAGAAGCGTATTATACACATGTTATAGTATTATCCAAACTTCTATAAACTCTatgaattgttaattttgtaattatttttaaataacttctTCATGTTCTTAGATATGCTACTTCTATCAAAGACTtacactatttaaaaaaaataatcatgacGTGCGGATTATAAATTACTTGTACttcttcatttaaataaaacaaaattttcaatttaatcttaaaaagtgtcaaaagaaatgtaaaaataaggaaaaagcATATGAGAATATGACCGTTAACTCTTTTcttatttccttttttgaacCGAGGggcctcaaataaaaaaaaagatttcaggATTAAACGACAAAAACATACAACCAAatttatttggtaaatttaGGTAAGACCTATACAACTTCATGAGTTGATGCGATCCAAACTTGCCAATCAGTTATGAAGAAGTAACACCAGATAGACAAGGATTGAGGCAataaatcttacaaaaaaaatcggCTGAGCCGGTTGTAATTTGAAAGAGCAAACACTTTACGATACCTTATCAGTAATTTATTAGCGACATATTGCAACATGATACTTTATTGCAAGAACAAAATATGGTGAAACacaataataatcagaacaaatacaatatttatttcaacGGACCTTAACGTTCAAACAGACCAGAATCTGAAAGAACCTCATTGTCTAACCAATTATTCATAATCATTTTTGTTCTTATCTGACATCAAAAAGAAAAGCATCATGATCATTACATACAAGCagaattttatcttttttgtcaaaataaattcCCCACGGATCTTTCAATTCATTTAAATCAGTAAAAAGTTCTCTGTAATGTTCACCATCATCAGATATTACTAATAcgttatttttcttaaaattcgtCACATACACATTCTGCTCATCATCTGTTGTCACACTATGAAAATCTTCCAAATTATCCTTTTTGGTTTTCCAAATTTGTGTTCCATCTAACGAGCAACAGTATATTGACGTCCTTTCTATAATAACCATCCTGTTTTTGTCTACAGTTATGTCGACGATATGCTCTAAAGGGGAAGGTATGGTACGTTTTTCTTCAGATGGCAGGTCCATCACATGCATTAAGCATCTGTCAATAACAATGTACAAGTTATTATCATAATATGATATTCCGAAGCTTTCACGACTGGTGGTGATTTCATTGGTGATAGAACATGTAGATATATCTATTTTCAATATGATTTTGCCTTTACAGGATACTGCTACAGTATTACTGTCTATCTGTGTTATAGCATATGGAGAATAGGACAGCGGAATGTCATGAATATCAGTACCATATGCATTACAAATAATAAGTCGTTTGTTTATAAAGTCCGTAAACAGTAATGTATTTCCTATTTTGATACAGCTATAAATATGTTGAGAATGATCATCCCTTTTTATACTGATGTGTTTTCTCAAATTGACAGAAACAGGCAGGTTGTGTTTGACAGATGCTTGATCCCAGGCGAATGCTTCTACTTTGGTTGgttctttttctgaaataaataacTAGGAATCAAATGTGATTTTTCAACAGTCGtctgtttaatatatatattgcagTTTACCACTTAAACTATTTGAACGTTGCaacatttcttaaatatatttaatatggAATTTGTTTACCGCCTGCAATTTTTTCTTTCGGCTGTTTAACGATTTAATTGAGTGTTTTGTTTCTCATTTTGAACAGTCACATAGATTTTGCATGAGACGACCACAGCGTATAAACcatgcatgtatatatgtattaaacAAACCATTGCAGTGAAATcatattttgtgtatttgattAACATATCTAATTGTAAAACattgaatagatataggaatatgtggtgtgagtgccattgagacaactctccatccaaaaaacaatttaaaaattaaaccattataggttaaagtacggccttcaacacggagccttggctcacaccgaacaacgagctataaagggccccaaaattactagtgtaaaaccattcaaacgggaatgTTCACTTATTCTCTTTTTCATCTAATTGTAATAATATTAATCTGTAAAAGTCAATAACAAATGTGTTCGCCTAAAATTACACCATACTGattcaaatacatttatgaTCTAGTTCGTACTAGACTGTATGCGTATACACATATTATACGACCGCACGCGTATGCACATATTATACGACCGTAATTGCATGAAACTGTACGTTTGACATCACTTTTTAAAAGAATAGGTCGAATCACACACGacttttataatatgttttttatttaaaaaaaatcaattcgacTGACCAGGACGGAATTCAATTGTCTtcgaatatattttattgattgagggttttacattattaatatacattttgattAGTTAGATTTTATCATTTAGGCAGGCTTAAACACTTGCTATCTAAAAATCTTCACGGGTGTAGATATTTTGCTATCAAAATATCCGCGTGCATGTTTCttccttaaggtggtacccaacactttcactaaaattaatttggctcgtttaattttcataaaattttgacaatgtatttactttgaacctttaacaaaaatatcaaaatatcaaaaactttgaaccaaccgttttgtcagaaaaaatacactggttatatagcagtttgacaaacgtCAACTTTGATCAGTGAGAAGCTTACTATTCCCTTTACAatacaacgtaattaaaacgtttagctgactttacagagttatctccctgtagtgttcgGTACCACCTTAAAGTAAAGTTACAAGACATAGGtctattatttcataaaattatctcattttagatattttgatccattaatctttttttttttttgtattcaggAGTGAATTATATCGAATATCAATCCATATTTGCtatttaaacttgaaaatattgaacaaaatcTTACAGGATATAATGACGTACTCGCGTACAatcaaacatatacaaaatgtatctatAAAGAAAGCgttttattaatgtttaaatTACCGGTATATATTTCTAATTGTGAATGTTTGCTTTttcaattaaaagttaaaagctATTTCACTtcgctgcatttgtttgtacATGTCCAAAGTCACCTTCTATTCAGTGGGTTTCGTTTATATTAAGATACGACTGTCGGTTTTCCTGTTTGAGTTTTTCTACACCAGTCATTTTGTTGCCTTTTATAGCCTGCTGTTCGATGTGAATCAAGGTTTTTGTTAaaaccgtacattgacctataatagt from Mytilus trossulus isolate FHL-02 chromosome 8, PNRI_Mtr1.1.1.hap1, whole genome shotgun sequence includes the following:
- the LOC134682156 gene encoding uncharacterized protein LOC134682156; the encoded protein is MWICPECFMENSANNESCSKCHTIKIDTDPKEKEPTKVEAFAWDQASVKHNLPVSVNLRKHISIKRDDHSQHIYSCIKIGNTLLFTDFINKRLIICNAYGTDIHDIPLSYSPYAITQIDSNTVAVSCKGKIILKIDISTCSITNEITTSRESFGISYYDNNLYIVIDRCLMHVMDLPSEEKRTIPSPLEHIVDITVDKNRMVIIERTSIYCCSLDGTQIWKTKKDNLEDFHSVTTDDEQNVYVTNFKKNNVLVISDDGEHYRELFTDLNELKDPWGIYFDKKDKILLVCNDHDAFLFDVR